One Cryptosporangium aurantiacum DNA window includes the following coding sequences:
- a CDS encoding CoA transferase yields MTHPGPLSGVRVVDLTAMVMGPYCTQLMADLGADVIKIEPPGGDNTRFISAGPEPAMGGVFVNINRGKRSVVLDLRTADGKTALSALIARSDVFIHSMRAKAVAALGFSYPEVAAINPSIVYTNCYGYGRRGPDADRTAYDDTIQAECGLPYVQERLTGQASYVGTILADKVAGMTALYATTMALFHRARTGEGQEVEIGMFETMAAFMLVEHANGAMFDPPLAAAGYPRALTPQRAPYRTKDGLISALVYNDKQWSAFVDAVKPPWAGPEFATLAQRAQQVETVYTLLADVFRERTTQDWLDLLRSLDIPAAPVRTLDELFDDPHLDAVGLFETVETPNGPVRFPGAPPSFSRTPGRVAGPAPRLGAHTREILDELGL; encoded by the coding sequence GTGACCCATCCCGGTCCCCTGTCCGGTGTCCGCGTCGTCGATCTGACCGCGATGGTGATGGGTCCGTACTGCACCCAGCTCATGGCGGATCTCGGCGCGGACGTGATCAAGATCGAACCCCCCGGCGGCGACAACACCCGCTTCATCTCGGCCGGGCCCGAACCGGCGATGGGCGGCGTCTTCGTCAACATCAACCGCGGGAAGCGCAGCGTGGTGCTCGACCTCCGCACGGCCGACGGCAAAACCGCGCTGTCCGCGCTGATCGCGCGGAGCGACGTGTTCATCCACTCGATGCGCGCGAAGGCCGTCGCCGCGCTCGGGTTCAGCTATCCCGAGGTCGCGGCGATCAACCCGTCGATCGTCTACACGAACTGCTACGGCTACGGACGCCGTGGGCCGGACGCCGACCGGACCGCGTACGACGACACGATCCAGGCGGAGTGCGGGCTGCCGTACGTCCAGGAGCGGCTCACCGGGCAGGCCAGCTACGTCGGAACGATCCTGGCCGACAAGGTCGCCGGCATGACCGCGCTCTACGCCACCACGATGGCGCTGTTCCACCGCGCGCGGACCGGCGAAGGCCAGGAGGTGGAGATCGGCATGTTCGAGACGATGGCCGCGTTCATGCTGGTCGAGCACGCCAACGGCGCGATGTTCGACCCGCCGCTGGCCGCGGCCGGGTATCCCCGCGCGCTGACACCGCAGCGGGCGCCGTACCGCACCAAGGACGGGCTGATCTCGGCGCTGGTCTACAACGACAAACAGTGGTCGGCGTTCGTCGACGCGGTGAAACCCCCCTGGGCCGGCCCGGAGTTCGCGACGCTCGCCCAGCGGGCCCAACAGGTCGAGACCGTCTACACGCTGCTGGCCGACGTGTTCCGGGAGCGCACCACGCAGGACTGGCTCGACCTGCTCCGGTCGCTCGACATCCCGGCTGCGCCGGTCCGCACGCTCGACGAGCTGTTCGACGATCCGCACCTGGACGCCGTCGGCTTGTTCGAGACCGTCGAGACGCCGAACGGCCCGGTGCGGTTCCCCGGCGCACCACCCTCGTTCTCCCGGACGCCGGGACGGGTCGCCGGTCCGGCGCCCCGCCTCGGCGCCCACACCAGGGAGATCCTCGACGAGCTCGGACTCTGA
- a CDS encoding ferredoxin — MKALIDEDRCRGHGVCVSVCPEVFDLSDDGFAVVRVAEIDAADESAAKEAERTCPERAITLS, encoded by the coding sequence ATGAAGGCCCTGATCGACGAGGACCGCTGCCGCGGACACGGGGTCTGCGTCTCGGTCTGCCCGGAGGTGTTCGACCTCAGCGACGACGGTTTCGCGGTGGTGCGCGTCGCGGAGATCGACGCCGCGGACGAGTCGGCGGCGAAGGAAGCCGAGCGCACCTGCCCCGAGCGGGCGATCACGCTGAGCTGA
- a CDS encoding enoyl-CoA hydratase/isomerase family protein: protein MSDAVLFDAREDGVAVITINRPETRNCLARDVREGLAAAWDRFERDPALRIAVLTGAGDKAFCAGGDLKEMVETGMTVPPRDLFPLPYDTIELTKPTIAAVNGVAFAGGWMLAQACDLCVASTTARFAVTEVKVGRSSPWAAPLIHMIPQRIMMEILLTGAPITAQRAYEIGLVNRLAEPGAVLDVALDLAREILANAPLSVRAARETVMLATEMGRSAALQAARHASETCYRSDDAQEGPRAFAEKRAPRWTGR, encoded by the coding sequence GTGAGCGATGCAGTGTTGTTCGACGCCCGCGAGGACGGTGTCGCGGTGATCACGATCAACCGCCCGGAGACGCGCAACTGCCTGGCCCGCGACGTCCGGGAGGGGCTCGCCGCTGCCTGGGACCGTTTCGAGCGGGATCCCGCGCTGCGCATCGCCGTGCTCACCGGCGCCGGCGACAAGGCGTTCTGCGCGGGCGGTGACCTGAAGGAGATGGTCGAGACCGGCATGACCGTGCCGCCCCGCGACCTCTTCCCGCTGCCGTACGACACGATCGAGCTGACCAAGCCGACGATCGCCGCGGTCAACGGCGTCGCGTTCGCCGGTGGCTGGATGCTCGCGCAGGCCTGCGACCTGTGCGTGGCCAGCACCACCGCCCGGTTCGCGGTGACCGAGGTGAAGGTGGGGCGCAGCTCGCCGTGGGCGGCGCCGCTGATCCACATGATCCCGCAGCGGATCATGATGGAGATCCTGCTCACCGGCGCGCCGATCACCGCCCAGCGGGCCTACGAGATCGGGCTGGTCAACCGGCTCGCCGAGCCCGGCGCGGTGCTGGACGTCGCGCTGGACCTGGCCCGGGAGATCCTGGCCAACGCTCCGCTCTCGGTCCGCGCCGCCCGCGAGACCGTGATGCTCGCGACCGAGATGGGACGCTCGGCCGCGCTACAGGCGGCGCGGCACGCGTCCGAGACGTGCTACCGCAGCGACGACGCCCAGGAGGGCCCCCGGGCGTTCGCCGAGAAGCGCGCCCCTCGCTGGACCGGCCGCTGA
- a CDS encoding acyl-CoA dehydrogenase family protein, producing the protein MDFSLTEDQQSIRDAVLGHCSRFSDQYWLDRDRDGVFPHEFHASMAKSGWLGVAMPESVGGAGLGITEAAVMMQAVAESGGGMTAASSIHGPVFSMQPIAQFGTPEQQQRMIPPVLSGEKLLCFAVTEPDAGLDTTALRTRAERRDGGYLVNGEKIWISVAQEAHSMMLLARTTPLDQVKRRTDGLSLFFTDLDRSRVEIRAIPKMGRHAVDSNLLFLSDLWIPEEDRIGAEGDGFRIILHGLNPERILLGAEAVGLGRVALDRAARYARERVVFGRPIGMNQGIQHPLAKCWAQVEAANLMVMNAATRFDRGLDCGVQANAGKYLAAEAGFEACHTAMLTLGGMGYAQEYHVERYLREILIPRTAPVSPHLILNFLAEKVFGLPKSY; encoded by the coding sequence ATGGACTTCTCCCTCACCGAGGACCAGCAGAGCATCCGGGACGCGGTGCTCGGCCACTGTTCGCGCTTCTCCGACCAGTACTGGCTCGACCGCGACCGGGACGGCGTGTTCCCGCACGAGTTCCACGCGTCGATGGCGAAGTCCGGGTGGCTCGGTGTCGCGATGCCGGAGTCCGTCGGTGGCGCCGGTCTGGGCATCACCGAGGCCGCGGTGATGATGCAGGCCGTCGCCGAGTCGGGCGGCGGGATGACCGCCGCGTCCAGCATTCACGGCCCGGTGTTCAGCATGCAGCCGATCGCCCAGTTCGGTACGCCGGAACAGCAGCAGCGGATGATCCCGCCGGTGCTCAGCGGCGAGAAGCTGCTCTGCTTCGCGGTGACCGAGCCGGACGCCGGGCTGGACACCACCGCGCTGCGGACCCGGGCCGAACGACGCGACGGCGGGTACCTGGTCAACGGCGAGAAGATCTGGATCTCAGTCGCGCAGGAAGCGCACTCGATGATGCTGCTCGCCCGCACCACACCGCTCGACCAGGTGAAACGCCGCACGGACGGCCTGTCGCTGTTCTTCACCGACCTCGACCGGTCCCGGGTCGAGATCCGCGCGATCCCGAAGATGGGCAGGCACGCGGTCGACTCGAACCTGCTGTTCCTCTCCGACCTGTGGATCCCGGAGGAAGACCGGATCGGCGCGGAGGGCGACGGGTTCCGGATCATCCTGCACGGCCTCAACCCGGAGCGGATCCTGCTCGGCGCCGAGGCGGTGGGGCTCGGCCGGGTCGCGCTCGACCGCGCCGCGCGCTACGCCAGGGAACGTGTCGTGTTCGGACGGCCGATCGGCATGAACCAGGGCATTCAGCATCCGCTCGCGAAGTGCTGGGCCCAGGTGGAGGCCGCGAACCTCATGGTGATGAACGCCGCCACCCGATTCGACCGCGGACTGGACTGCGGCGTCCAGGCCAACGCAGGCAAGTACCTGGCCGCGGAGGCCGGTTTCGAGGCGTGCCACACCGCGATGCTGACGCTGGGCGGCATGGGTTACGCGCAGGAGTACCACGTCGAGCGGTACCTCCGGGAAATCCTGATCCCCCGGACCGCACCGGTCAGCCCGCACCTGATCTTGAACTTCCTGGCCGAGAAGGTGTTCGGTTTGCCCAAGTCGTACTGA
- a CDS encoding acetyl-CoA hydrolase/transferase family protein — translation MTPPIDLGAILRPGDHVVVGQACGEPTTLVEALIKQGPDIGGLTVFIATSFSGLFTATDAFTVSSMGAIGALRARAAGHRLTVVPCHVSQVGPLIEAGIIGCDAAFIQVSPADANGDHSCGLISDHVRAAVATARVVVAEVNDRTPFTHGETVPGSAIGHAVPVSRPPVEVPPATITATDRAIAAHAASYVEDGAVLQVGIGAVPDALLRLLRDRRDLGVHSGMIGDGLVDLVEAGVVTNARKPIDRGVSVTGALIGTGRLYAFADRNPRIRMCPTSYTHDAAVLGQLERLVTINSALEADLTGAVNAEQSGSAYLGGTGGQVDFVRAGARSPGGHALIVLPSTAKGGTISRITARLSGPVTTARSEVDVIVTEFGAAELRGRSLAERARRLVAIAHPDFREQLDREAHAITRRGF, via the coding sequence ATGACGCCGCCGATCGACCTCGGCGCGATCCTCCGACCCGGCGACCACGTCGTCGTGGGCCAGGCGTGCGGCGAGCCCACGACGCTGGTCGAAGCGCTGATCAAGCAGGGCCCGGACATCGGCGGGCTCACCGTGTTCATCGCGACGAGCTTCTCCGGCCTCTTCACCGCCACGGATGCGTTCACGGTCTCGAGCATGGGCGCGATCGGGGCCCTTCGCGCCCGGGCCGCCGGCCACCGGCTCACCGTCGTCCCCTGCCACGTCAGCCAGGTCGGCCCGCTGATCGAAGCCGGGATCATCGGGTGCGACGCGGCGTTCATCCAGGTCAGCCCCGCCGATGCGAACGGCGACCACAGCTGCGGGCTGATCAGCGACCACGTCCGGGCCGCGGTGGCGACGGCCCGCGTGGTCGTCGCCGAGGTCAACGACCGGACGCCGTTCACCCACGGCGAGACGGTGCCGGGTTCCGCCATCGGCCACGCTGTTCCGGTGTCCCGGCCACCGGTCGAGGTGCCACCGGCGACGATCACCGCGACCGACCGGGCGATCGCCGCGCACGCCGCGTCCTACGTCGAGGACGGCGCGGTGCTCCAGGTCGGGATCGGCGCGGTGCCGGACGCGCTGCTCCGGCTGTTACGCGACCGCCGGGACCTCGGGGTGCACTCGGGCATGATCGGTGACGGCCTGGTCGACCTCGTGGAGGCCGGCGTGGTCACGAACGCGCGCAAACCGATCGACCGCGGGGTCTCGGTCACCGGCGCGCTGATCGGAACCGGGCGCCTGTACGCGTTCGCCGACCGCAACCCGCGGATCCGCATGTGCCCGACGTCGTACACGCACGACGCGGCCGTGCTCGGACAGCTGGAGCGGCTGGTCACGATCAACTCCGCGCTGGAGGCCGATCTCACCGGCGCGGTGAACGCCGAGCAGAGCGGCTCGGCCTACCTCGGGGGCACCGGTGGCCAGGTCGACTTCGTCCGGGCCGGCGCACGCTCGCCGGGCGGGCACGCACTGATCGTCCTGCCGTCGACTGCGAAGGGCGGCACGATCAGCCGGATCACCGCCCGGCTGTCCGGACCGGTCACCACCGCTCGCAGCGAGGTCGACGTGATCGTCACCGAGTTCGGCGCGGCCGAGCTGCGCGGCCGTTCGCTGGCCGAGCGCGCCCGGCGCCTGGTCGCGATCGCCCACCCGGACTTCCGCGAGCAGCTCGACCGCGAGGCCCACGCCATCACCCGTCGGGGGTTCTAG
- a CDS encoding FadR/GntR family transcriptional regulator: MAIAGSEHTKISQLRMAEQVAAALRNRILAGGIVDGTSLPKQDELVAEFGVSYPSVREALRILETEGFITVRRGNRGGAVVHAPDIGTAGYALGLTLQAMQVKATDLGDALAVLEPLCASRLAQRADRHRFVVPRLRELLDASERCIDDGAVFTTASREFHDALVGFETNATLRVVVKSLTSLWSVQEEAWAEAQASRGAYPSHSDCAAAHRAHARLVQAIEDGDADEAARIAQEHLSATQHWVGRSLKGGVIDAASERSRKRFRRG, translated from the coding sequence ATGGCGATTGCAGGCTCCGAGCACACGAAAATCAGCCAATTGCGTATGGCGGAGCAGGTCGCCGCGGCCCTGCGTAACCGGATCCTCGCTGGTGGAATTGTCGACGGCACCTCACTGCCGAAACAGGACGAACTCGTCGCCGAGTTCGGGGTGAGCTACCCGTCGGTGCGCGAGGCCCTGCGCATCCTGGAGACCGAAGGGTTCATCACCGTGCGGCGCGGCAACCGCGGCGGCGCGGTGGTGCACGCGCCGGACATCGGCACCGCGGGTTACGCGCTCGGCCTGACGCTGCAGGCGATGCAGGTGAAGGCCACCGACCTCGGTGACGCGCTGGCCGTGCTCGAACCGCTCTGCGCGAGCCGCCTGGCACAGCGTGCGGACCGGCACCGGTTCGTCGTCCCGCGGCTCCGCGAGCTGCTGGATGCCAGCGAGCGCTGCATCGACGACGGTGCGGTGTTCACGACCGCGTCGCGCGAGTTCCACGACGCGCTGGTCGGCTTCGAGACCAACGCCACGCTGCGCGTCGTCGTCAAGAGCCTGACGTCGTTGTGGTCGGTGCAGGAAGAGGCCTGGGCCGAGGCGCAGGCCTCGCGGGGCGCCTACCCCTCGCACTCCGACTGCGCCGCCGCGCATCGCGCCCACGCGCGCCTGGTGCAGGCGATCGAGGACGGCGACGCGGACGAGGCCGCCCGGATCGCCCAGGAGCACCTGAGCGCGACCCAGCACTGGGTCGGCCGGTCGCTGAAGGGCGGCGTCATCGACGCGGCGTCCGAGCGGAGCCGGAAGCGGTTCCGGCGCGGCTGA
- a CDS encoding carboxymuconolactone decarboxylase family protein → MSRIPPVPPADWSPELRTFITEFRDTVRGDKAAEGRPNGANLLGVLANHPALTTAFLQFNGHLLYGSPLPGRYRELVVLRVAWLRRCDYEWAQHVIQAYGVGISDDEIDRVADGPDAPGWTALERALLTATDELLDEGAIGGVTWRELHAELDDQQLLDVVFTVGTYDMLAKAMRTVEVELDDDLKPYLHGRG, encoded by the coding sequence GTGAGCCGCATCCCGCCGGTTCCGCCCGCCGACTGGTCGCCGGAGCTTCGCACGTTCATCACCGAGTTCCGCGACACGGTGCGGGGTGACAAGGCCGCGGAGGGCCGCCCGAACGGCGCGAACCTGCTCGGCGTGCTCGCCAACCACCCCGCGCTGACGACCGCGTTCTTGCAGTTCAACGGGCATCTGCTCTACGGGTCGCCGCTACCGGGCCGCTACCGCGAGCTGGTCGTGCTGCGGGTTGCGTGGCTCCGGCGGTGCGACTACGAGTGGGCCCAGCACGTCATCCAGGCGTACGGCGTCGGGATCTCGGACGACGAGATCGACCGGGTCGCGGACGGGCCCGATGCTCCGGGCTGGACCGCGCTGGAGCGGGCGTTGCTCACCGCGACCGACGAGCTGCTCGACGAGGGGGCGATCGGCGGCGTCACGTGGCGGGAGCTGCACGCCGAACTGGACGATCAGCAGCTGCTGGACGTCGTCTTCACGGTCGGGACGTACGACATGCTCGCCAAGGCCATGCGCACGGTCGAGGTCGAGCTCGACGACGACCTCAAGCCGTACCTCCACGGGCGAGGCTGA
- a CDS encoding class I adenylate-forming enzyme family protein, translating into MQKTIPGVLDAAVARYRDRPAVEAASGVWSYADLDDQARRAAGALWSLGVRPGDRVAACLPNDLTIVGAFHGAQRIGAVWAGIGEALAPAEQQGLRDLIEPTVVLAGPRCRVDGVGPDRWAELLGQNLSAPPVDRHLDAPAGIAFTSGTSGVPKAVVHSQRNLLLPGAVLVATRGWGPDLRKGDSFPLTILNLIVLSTLLTAQAGGCCVLMDRRDVDGVAEWIATRRVTVWNGAPAQLYDLARRPDAELSSLREVWSGGSDTPDTVRRAFAATHGLVPRATYGLTEAPTVVAIDPPGEDWRPGASGQVLPQYDVAAYDEAGNRLPDGEPGELRLAAASTGRWAGVWRPLLGYWEEGRVRAAAPGPFPTGDVGAVDADGWLTVLDRKKLVIIRGGANIYPLEVERVIAAHPDVVRVAVCGVPDDRLGQRVAAVVQSAGTTLDLDALAERCRRELAPYKVPEVWTQVDTLPVNAMGKVQRTELPQLIAAPDRS; encoded by the coding sequence GTGCAAAAGACGATCCCCGGCGTGCTGGACGCAGCGGTCGCGCGCTACCGGGACCGGCCCGCGGTCGAGGCCGCGTCGGGCGTCTGGTCCTATGCCGACCTCGACGACCAGGCCCGGCGTGCGGCCGGAGCGCTGTGGTCGCTCGGGGTGCGGCCCGGTGACCGGGTGGCGGCCTGCCTCCCCAACGACCTGACGATCGTCGGTGCCTTCCACGGTGCCCAGCGGATCGGTGCGGTCTGGGCGGGCATCGGCGAGGCGCTCGCGCCGGCCGAACAGCAGGGGCTGCGCGACCTGATCGAGCCGACGGTCGTGCTGGCCGGGCCGCGATGCCGGGTGGACGGTGTGGGCCCCGATCGATGGGCGGAGCTCCTCGGTCAGAACCTGAGCGCACCCCCGGTCGACCGGCACCTCGACGCGCCGGCCGGAATCGCGTTCACCAGCGGCACGTCCGGGGTGCCCAAGGCGGTCGTGCACAGCCAGCGCAACCTGCTGCTGCCGGGCGCGGTGCTGGTCGCCACCCGTGGCTGGGGGCCGGACCTGCGTAAGGGCGACAGCTTCCCGCTCACGATCCTCAACCTGATCGTGCTCTCGACGCTGCTCACCGCGCAGGCGGGCGGCTGCTGCGTGCTGATGGACCGGCGCGACGTCGACGGCGTCGCCGAGTGGATCGCCACCCGGCGCGTCACGGTCTGGAACGGCGCGCCCGCGCAGCTCTACGACCTCGCCCGGCGTCCGGACGCGGAGCTGAGCTCGCTGCGCGAGGTCTGGAGCGGCGGCAGCGATACGCCGGACACCGTGCGCCGCGCGTTCGCCGCGACCCACGGGCTGGTGCCTCGTGCGACCTACGGCCTCACCGAGGCGCCGACCGTCGTCGCGATCGACCCGCCGGGCGAGGACTGGCGGCCGGGTGCGAGTGGACAGGTGCTTCCGCAGTACGACGTCGCCGCGTACGACGAGGCGGGTAACCGGCTCCCGGACGGCGAACCGGGCGAACTGCGGCTCGCCGCGGCGTCCACCGGCCGGTGGGCCGGCGTCTGGCGTCCGCTGCTGGGGTACTGGGAGGAGGGCCGCGTTCGCGCGGCCGCTCCCGGCCCGTTCCCCACCGGCGACGTCGGGGCCGTGGACGCCGACGGCTGGCTGACCGTCCTCGACCGGAAGAAGCTCGTGATCATCCGGGGCGGGGCGAACATCTACCCGCTCGAGGTGGAGCGGGTGATCGCCGCGCACCCGGACGTCGTCCGGGTCGCGGTCTGCGGCGTTCCCGACGATCGGCTCGGCCAGCGGGTGGCCGCAGTCGTGCAGAGCGCGGGGACGACGCTCGACCTGGACGCGCTCGCCGAGCGGTGCCGCCGGGAACTCGCCCCGTACAAGGTTCCGGAGGTCTGGACCCAGGTGGACACTCTGCCGGTGAACGCGATGGGCAAGGTGCAGCGCACCGAATTGCCTCAGCTCATCGCCGCACCGGATCGGTCATGA
- a CDS encoding SDR family NAD(P)-dependent oxidoreductase: MSTRVAVVTGGGSGIGEAISRRLAADGSPVAVLDLDGDAATSTAASIEEDGGKALGLAVDVTDRSAVDAAVSEVSARLGRPAILVNNAGVSAVGSFLDVTLDAWNRLLEVNLTGTFHCCQATLPGMIEDGWGRIVNISSSSIHSGSAGMSGYVAAKSGVVGLTKVLALEFSKHGITVNTIPPGFIDTPMLRQTVEKGFVDLAAQTARTPVGRVGRPEDIAAATAFLVSEEAGYITGQILGVNGGRNT, from the coding sequence ATGAGCACACGGGTAGCGGTCGTCACCGGCGGTGGGTCCGGCATCGGTGAGGCGATCAGTCGTCGCCTCGCCGCGGACGGGTCACCGGTCGCGGTCCTGGACCTCGACGGCGACGCGGCCACGTCCACGGCCGCGTCGATCGAGGAGGACGGCGGCAAGGCGCTCGGCCTGGCCGTCGACGTGACCGACCGGAGCGCGGTCGACGCGGCCGTCAGCGAGGTGAGCGCCCGGCTGGGGCGGCCGGCGATCCTGGTGAACAACGCCGGGGTGAGCGCGGTCGGATCGTTCCTCGACGTCACGTTGGATGCTTGGAACCGGCTGCTGGAGGTCAACCTCACCGGCACGTTCCACTGCTGCCAGGCGACGTTGCCGGGGATGATCGAGGACGGCTGGGGGCGGATCGTCAACATCTCGTCGTCGAGCATCCACAGTGGCTCGGCCGGGATGTCCGGGTACGTGGCCGCGAAGTCGGGTGTCGTCGGGCTCACCAAGGTGCTCGCGCTGGAGTTCTCGAAGCACGGGATCACGGTCAACACGATCCCGCCGGGCTTCATCGACACGCCGATGCTGCGCCAGACCGTCGAGAAGGGCTTCGTCGACCTCGCGGCGCAGACCGCGCGGACCCCGGTGGGCCGGGTCGGCAGGCCCGAGGACATCGCGGCCGCGACCGCGTTCCTGGTGAGCGAGGAGGCCGGTTACATCACCGGGCAGATCCTCGGCGTCAACGGAGGTCGCAACACGTGA
- a CDS encoding SDR family oxidoreductase produces the protein MLDLDGRVAIVTGASSGLGAAVAEAMASLGARVAVVARRRDRLDELASRLKGLAVECDLSDPERVGSVVPAVVDGLGPPEILVNAAGSMFTEERAESEPLEAARRTLDLNLLAPLLLAQGVFPHMRELGRGVIVNISSISGRVGIPGIPQASYAASKAGLSGLTAELAVQWARHSIRVNTVAPGFFRSEITGPLYDAEKAREYLRRNTPLPKEGSVDDIVGAVLWLVGDGGSYVTGQTVVVDGGWTAR, from the coding sequence ATGCTCGATTTGGACGGCCGGGTCGCGATCGTGACCGGTGCCTCCTCCGGCCTCGGTGCCGCGGTGGCCGAGGCGATGGCGTCGCTCGGCGCCCGGGTCGCCGTGGTAGCCCGCCGGCGTGATCGGCTCGACGAGCTGGCGTCGCGTCTCAAGGGGCTGGCCGTCGAGTGCGACCTGTCCGATCCGGAGCGGGTGGGCTCGGTCGTGCCCGCGGTCGTCGACGGGCTCGGGCCGCCCGAGATCCTGGTCAACGCCGCCGGGAGCATGTTCACCGAGGAGCGCGCCGAGTCCGAGCCGCTCGAGGCCGCCCGCCGGACGCTCGACCTCAACCTGCTGGCGCCGCTCCTGCTCGCGCAGGGAGTCTTCCCGCACATGCGTGAGCTGGGGCGCGGCGTGATCGTCAACATCTCGTCGATCAGTGGCCGGGTCGGCATCCCCGGGATCCCGCAGGCGTCCTACGCGGCGAGCAAGGCCGGCCTGTCCGGCCTCACCGCCGAGCTCGCGGTGCAGTGGGCGCGCCACTCGATCCGGGTGAACACGGTGGCGCCGGGCTTCTTCCGCAGCGAGATCACCGGCCCGCTCTACGACGCCGAGAAGGCGCGCGAGTACCTCCGCCGCAACACGCCGCTGCCGAAGGAGGGCTCGGTGGACGACATCGTCGGCGCCGTGCTGTGGCTGGTCGGCGACGGCGGGAGTTACGTCACCGGTCAGACCGTGGTCGTCGACGGAGGTTGGACCGCGCGGTGA
- a CDS encoding HpcH/HpaI aldolase/citrate lyase family protein produces the protein MRARSWLFAPGDSERKMAKAAAGSADVVLLDLEDAVAEVTKPTARALVAEFLAGRPDAERARLWVRINPLSGPHALADLAAVLPARPGGIMLPKSRGRADAELLDHYLSALEVSAGTDLGTTKVIVLVTETAEGMFTTGSYGGVPRVEALTWGAEDLADAVGASENRNPDGSYGFTYELARSLCLLGAAAAGVLPIETVHTNFRDLDGLRRRAETVRREGYRGMLAIHPDQVEVINAAFTPTAEELAAAQEIVDLFAAAPDVGAVGFRGAMLDRPHLARAQALLASADHG, from the coding sequence GTGAGAGCACGTTCCTGGCTGTTCGCCCCCGGCGACAGCGAACGCAAGATGGCGAAGGCCGCCGCCGGGTCCGCGGACGTCGTCCTCCTCGACCTGGAGGACGCGGTCGCCGAGGTCACCAAGCCGACGGCCAGGGCGCTGGTCGCGGAGTTCCTCGCCGGCCGGCCGGACGCCGAGCGAGCGCGGCTCTGGGTGCGGATCAACCCGCTCTCCGGCCCGCACGCGCTGGCGGACCTGGCCGCGGTGCTGCCCGCCCGGCCCGGCGGCATCATGCTGCCGAAGTCCCGGGGCCGCGCCGACGCCGAGCTGCTCGACCACTACCTGTCCGCGCTCGAGGTCAGCGCCGGGACCGACCTCGGCACGACGAAGGTGATCGTGCTGGTCACCGAAACCGCCGAGGGCATGTTCACGACCGGCAGCTACGGCGGCGTTCCCCGGGTCGAGGCGCTGACCTGGGGCGCGGAGGACCTCGCCGACGCCGTCGGTGCGTCCGAGAACCGGAACCCGGACGGGTCGTACGGCTTCACCTACGAGCTCGCCCGGTCGCTCTGCCTGCTCGGCGCCGCGGCGGCGGGGGTACTGCCGATCGAGACCGTGCACACGAACTTCCGCGACCTCGACGGGCTGCGCCGGCGCGCGGAGACCGTCCGGCGCGAGGGTTACCGCGGCATGCTCGCGATCCACCCCGATCAGGTGGAAGTGATCAACGCGGCGTTCACGCCGACGGCCGAGGAGCTGGCGGCGGCCCAGGAGATCGTCGACCTGTTCGCCGCCGCCCCGGACGTTGGTGCGGTCGGCTTCCGCGGCGCGATGCTCGACCGCCCGCACCTGGCGCGCGCCCAGGCGCTGCTGGCCTCGGCGGACCACGGATGA
- a CDS encoding TauD/TfdA dioxygenase family protein: MAAIAFAKLGDTIGAEVLAVDVDRLLHDDDLPDACLDALEEHGVLLFREIGADDETQVAFCRKLGDLVQFRGYPNPDVMEISFDPANPNAEYFASNDHWHIDGALDAIPAKASILTAHATADEGGETEFASTYAAYDALSDSERERYRDLRVLHTFEAIQRRTYPDPTPEQRAEWDSRTPREHPLIWEHRSGRRSLVFGGTASHVVGMDVDEGRALLADLERRATAPDRVLRHHWSVGDMVMWDNRGLVHRACPFDRAQPRRMHRTTLVGDEAIA; this comes from the coding sequence GTGGCTGCTATCGCCTTCGCGAAGCTCGGCGACACGATCGGAGCCGAGGTTCTGGCCGTAGACGTCGACCGTCTGCTGCACGACGACGACTTACCGGACGCCTGCCTGGACGCGCTCGAAGAGCACGGCGTCCTGCTGTTCCGGGAGATCGGCGCCGACGACGAAACACAGGTGGCGTTCTGCCGGAAGCTCGGCGACCTCGTGCAGTTCCGGGGTTATCCGAACCCCGACGTCATGGAGATCAGCTTCGACCCGGCCAACCCGAACGCGGAGTACTTCGCGAGCAACGACCACTGGCACATCGACGGTGCGCTGGACGCGATACCGGCGAAGGCGTCGATCCTGACTGCGCACGCCACTGCGGACGAGGGAGGAGAGACCGAGTTCGCCAGCACCTACGCGGCGTACGACGCGCTCTCCGACTCCGAGCGGGAGCGTTACCGCGACCTGCGGGTGCTCCACACGTTCGAGGCGATTCAGCGGCGGACCTATCCGGATCCGACCCCGGAACAGCGGGCCGAATGGGACTCCCGGACGCCCCGGGAGCACCCGCTGATCTGGGAGCACCGGTCCGGACGGCGGTCGCTGGTGTTCGGAGGCACCGCGTCGCACGTCGTCGGCATGGATGTCGACGAGGGGCGAGCCCTGCTCGCCGACCTCGAACGGCGGGCCACCGCGCCGGACCGCGTGCTGCGGCACCACTGGTCGGTGGGAGACATGGTGATGTGGGACAACCGGGGTCTGGTTCACCGTGCGTGCCCGTTCGACCGTGCGCAACCGCGCCGGATGCACCGCACGACTCTCGTCGGAGATGAGGCAATCGCATGA